A window of Mucilaginibacter paludis DSM 18603 contains these coding sequences:
- a CDS encoding glycoside hydrolase family 140 protein → MYKKIAAILILSLACLAFTIRDAVFTGGRLKISANKRYFTTSDGKPFFWLGDTGWLLFSKLNREEADKYLEDRRAKGFNVIQVMVLHTLGVVNAYGDSALIHKNVATPLVTARSSFDDKTQYDYWDHVDYIVDKAAEKGIYIAMVPVWGSNVKSGGVNQHQAKVYAEFLAKRYKNRPNIIWMNGGDIPGSDSIKVWKTIGNTLHQFDPTHLITFHPRGRTQSSKWFHHENWLTFNCFQSGHRDYKQDTSKVDLKYGEDNWKYINSDYRKLPTKPTFDAEPSYEGIPHGLHDTLAARWTDADVRRYAYWSVFAGGCGYTYGNNSVMQMHRPTDKNASYGAKAAWYDAINDPGASQMGYLKNLMLSRSYFDRVPDQSIIVAAKQGKRYNYLIATKGKDYVFIYTYNGRSINVNLGKIAGDKVKASWFNPRNGEIKAIGTFANTGTKAFKSPGAVANGNDWVLILDKV, encoded by the coding sequence ATGTATAAAAAAATAGCTGCAATATTAATTTTATCACTGGCATGTTTGGCTTTTACCATCCGTGATGCTGTTTTTACAGGCGGCAGGTTAAAAATATCGGCCAACAAACGATATTTCACTACAAGTGATGGCAAACCTTTTTTTTGGCTGGGCGATACCGGCTGGCTGTTATTTTCAAAATTGAACCGGGAAGAGGCTGATAAATACCTCGAAGACCGTCGTGCCAAGGGTTTTAACGTGATCCAGGTAATGGTTTTGCATACCTTGGGTGTGGTAAACGCGTATGGCGATTCGGCCTTGATCCATAAAAACGTAGCCACGCCGTTGGTAACAGCACGTAGTTCTTTCGACGATAAAACCCAGTATGATTATTGGGATCATGTAGATTATATTGTAGATAAAGCCGCCGAAAAAGGAATTTATATCGCGATGGTTCCCGTTTGGGGATCAAATGTAAAGTCGGGTGGCGTTAACCAGCACCAGGCTAAAGTGTATGCTGAGTTTTTAGCAAAGCGATATAAAAACAGGCCGAACATCATCTGGATGAATGGCGGCGATATTCCCGGAAGTGATTCTATTAAAGTATGGAAAACGATAGGCAATACACTGCACCAGTTTGATCCAACTCATTTAATCACTTTTCATCCCCGGGGCCGGACACAATCGTCCAAATGGTTTCACCATGAAAATTGGTTAACCTTTAACTGCTTTCAATCCGGCCACCGCGACTATAAGCAAGATACCTCTAAGGTTGATTTAAAATACGGCGAGGATAACTGGAAGTATATCAATTCAGACTATCGTAAATTACCAACTAAGCCTACGTTTGATGCAGAGCCATCTTATGAAGGCATACCCCATGGATTACACGATACCTTGGCGGCCCGCTGGACGGATGCCGATGTAAGGCGCTATGCTTACTGGTCGGTTTTTGCAGGTGGTTGCGGATATACTTATGGCAATAATTCGGTGATGCAGATGCACAGGCCTACAGATAAAAATGCTTCTTATGGTGCCAAAGCGGCCTGGTACGATGCCATCAATGATCCGGGAGCTTCGCAAATGGGCTATTTAAAAAACCTGATGCTATCACGTTCTTACTTTGACCGCGTACCCGATCAATCCATCATCGTCGCCGCAAAGCAAGGTAAACGCTACAACTATCTTATTGCTACAAAAGGAAAAGACTATGTTTTTATTTACACCTATAATGGCCGTAGTATAAACGTTAACTTAGGCAAAATAGCTGGCGATAAAGTGAAGGCCTCCTGGTTTAATCCCCGTAACGGCGAAATTAAGGCTATCGGGACATTTGCCAACACCGGCACTAAAGCATTTAAATCGCCCGGCGCCGTAGCCAACGGTAACGATTGGGTGTTGATATTAGATAAAGTGTAA
- a CDS encoding DUF6298 domain-containing protein, translating to MFLQQKLKYIINSCFLAGILLLDVSVAQAQKAPKQAKPLPPVAEGEGGRLVYAPDANGDRIPDFSYCGYRASEQAIPNVPIRVVVPVKKGDATLRIQSAIDYVASLPADEDGIRGAVLLEKGKYDVLGSLLIRNSGVVLRGSGNTLEGTIIVGGGKDRETLIRILGKKDKKLEGQVKITNAYLPVNSTEIKVADAAKFKAGDMVIITHPTTQAWIEKLGMVTFGGGISSLGWKPGDREIYWDRKILAVKGDVLTLDVPLTTALDSAFGGGTVTAYHWPGRISQVGVENLQLRSYYDEANPKDEAHRWMAITVENTSDAWVRQVVFKHFASSAVNVLESSHRVTVEDCKSLSPTSEIGGQRRYSFTTTGQQTLFQRCYSEFGYHDFSVGICAPGPNAFVQCNSWQSVSFSGAIDSWASGVLFDVVNIDANRLSYANRGQDGQGAGWSAANSLFWNCTAAIVDCPKPPTAQNWAFGTWAQFQGDGYWSDSNNSISPRSFYYAQLSDRIGKDRALALGQIFPLNTSASSSPTVKEAEELIARYKKPQLHLTDWIDQVATRNPIPVNGAGVKTIDQIGVKQPEAPKQAAPMQLVNGWIVRGNAVLTGKHYDSPWWMGNTRPEFIKTAKPSVTRYVPGRTGTGLTDDLDSMTNKMVNQHVLTYEHNYGLWYDRRRDDHERIRRMDGEVWPPFYELPFARSGQSSGWDGLSKYDLTKYNTWYWGRLKKFADLADEKGLVLIHQNYFQHNIIEAGAHYVDFPWRTANNINNTSFPEPVPFAGDKRIFMAEQFYDEKDPAQTKLHTAFIRQCLDNFKDNSGVIQLLAEEFTGPLHFVQFWVDNIKTWEADNNKKEIIGLSTTKDVQDALLADAARAAVINVIDVKYWHYQADGTTYQPAGGQSLAPRQHARLLKPKPASFEQVYRAVNEYRIKYPDKAVIYSADGYEAYGWAVFMGGGSLANIPVIANPQFNIDASSMKSIDMGAKGQYALGNPEKGYIVYSTSDNIHLNLSNAKGSFVVRWINPRDGRVIKQDGSISGGKEVDLKTVQNGPVILWASRK from the coding sequence ATGTTTCTTCAGCAGAAACTTAAGTACATCATCAATTCCTGCTTCTTAGCAGGAATTTTATTATTAGATGTATCCGTTGCACAGGCGCAAAAAGCGCCAAAGCAAGCTAAACCACTACCACCGGTTGCCGAGGGGGAAGGCGGCAGGCTGGTATACGCTCCGGACGCTAATGGCGACCGTATCCCCGATTTTTCCTATTGCGGATATAGGGCTTCAGAGCAGGCCATCCCTAATGTACCCATCCGTGTGGTAGTCCCGGTTAAAAAGGGCGATGCCACCTTGCGCATTCAGTCGGCAATTGACTATGTGGCCTCTTTACCTGCCGATGAAGACGGTATAAGGGGAGCCGTATTGTTGGAAAAGGGCAAATACGATGTTCTGGGAAGTTTACTGATCCGTAATTCAGGAGTTGTTTTACGTGGAAGCGGCAATACCCTCGAAGGAACTATCATCGTTGGCGGAGGAAAGGATCGCGAAACACTGATCAGGATACTCGGAAAAAAGGATAAGAAATTAGAGGGCCAGGTTAAGATAACCAACGCCTATTTACCGGTGAACTCCACCGAGATAAAGGTTGCCGATGCCGCTAAGTTTAAGGCTGGCGATATGGTAATCATCACTCACCCCACCACCCAGGCCTGGATAGAAAAATTGGGCATGGTTACATTTGGTGGAGGAATATCTTCGTTGGGATGGAAACCCGGCGACCGCGAAATTTATTGGGACAGAAAAATACTTGCTGTTAAAGGCGATGTATTAACCTTAGATGTGCCCCTAACCACAGCGCTTGATTCTGCTTTTGGCGGTGGCACAGTAACGGCTTACCATTGGCCTGGCCGCATCAGCCAGGTAGGGGTTGAAAATTTGCAATTGCGTTCTTATTATGACGAAGCAAATCCAAAAGATGAAGCACATCGCTGGATGGCAATTACCGTCGAGAATACCAGTGATGCCTGGGTAAGGCAAGTTGTGTTTAAGCACTTCGCCAGCTCTGCCGTCAATGTTTTAGAAAGCAGCCACCGCGTTACCGTTGAGGATTGCAAATCGCTCTCGCCAACATCCGAAATTGGGGGTCAGCGTCGTTACTCGTTTACTACCACAGGCCAGCAAACACTTTTTCAGCGTTGTTATTCCGAGTTTGGTTATCACGATTTTTCAGTGGGAATTTGCGCCCCTGGCCCAAACGCATTTGTGCAATGTAACTCATGGCAATCGGTTAGTTTTAGCGGGGCGATAGATAGCTGGGCGTCAGGTGTATTATTTGATGTGGTGAATATTGATGCCAACAGGTTAAGTTATGCCAACCGCGGACAGGATGGGCAGGGCGCAGGATGGAGCGCTGCCAACAGTTTATTTTGGAACTGTACCGCCGCTATAGTGGATTGCCCTAAACCACCAACCGCTCAAAACTGGGCTTTTGGCACCTGGGCGCAGTTTCAGGGAGATGGCTACTGGAGCGATTCTAACAATAGCATCAGTCCGCGCAGTTTTTATTACGCACAACTGAGCGATCGTATTGGCAAAGATAGAGCTTTGGCATTAGGTCAGATCTTTCCTTTAAATACCAGCGCTTCCAGCAGCCCGACAGTAAAAGAAGCCGAAGAACTGATTGCCAGATATAAAAAGCCTCAGCTGCATTTAACTGATTGGATAGACCAGGTAGCGACACGCAATCCTATCCCGGTAAACGGCGCAGGTGTAAAAACTATCGACCAAATAGGCGTAAAGCAACCGGAAGCACCAAAGCAGGCCGCGCCCATGCAGCTTGTTAACGGCTGGATAGTAAGGGGCAATGCCGTTTTAACCGGCAAACATTACGATTCGCCCTGGTGGATGGGCAATACCCGGCCTGAGTTTATTAAAACAGCCAAACCGTCTGTAACCCGGTATGTACCCGGCCGCACAGGCACCGGCTTAACAGACGACCTGGATAGCATGACCAATAAAATGGTTAATCAGCACGTGCTTACTTATGAGCACAACTACGGTTTATGGTATGATCGCCGCCGCGACGATCATGAACGTATCCGCAGGATGGATGGCGAAGTATGGCCACCCTTTTACGAACTGCCTTTTGCCCGCAGCGGCCAAAGCAGCGGCTGGGATGGCTTAAGTAAATACGATTTAACCAAATACAACACCTGGTATTGGGGCCGCTTAAAGAAATTTGCCGACCTGGCCGACGAGAAAGGCTTGGTATTGATCCATCAAAACTATTTCCAGCATAATATTATCGAAGCGGGTGCTCACTACGTTGATTTCCCGTGGCGCACGGCTAATAACATCAATAACACAAGTTTCCCCGAGCCAGTTCCGTTTGCCGGCGATAAGCGCATTTTTATGGCCGAACAGTTTTATGATGAAAAGGATCCGGCTCAAACCAAACTTCATACCGCCTTCATTAGGCAATGCCTTGATAACTTCAAGGATAACTCGGGCGTAATCCAGTTACTGGCTGAAGAATTTACCGGCCCCCTTCATTTTGTACAATTCTGGGTGGACAACATCAAGACTTGGGAGGCCGACAATAATAAAAAAGAGATCATCGGTTTAAGTACGACCAAAGATGTTCAGGATGCTTTGTTGGCTGATGCTGCAAGGGCTGCAGTTATCAACGTAATTGATGTCAAATACTGGCATTACCAGGCCGATGGTACAACCTATCAGCCTGCTGGCGGCCAGAGTTTGGCTCCGCGCCAGCACGCAAGGCTTTTAAAACCAAAGCCCGCTTCTTTCGAGCAGGTTTACCGTGCTGTTAATGAGTACCGTATCAAATATCCAGATAAGGCGGTCATTTATTCCGCAGATGGTTATGAGGCTTATGGCTGGGCAGTGTTTATGGGGGGCGGCTCTTTGGCCAATATCCCGGTTATCGCCAATCCTCAGTTTAATATTGATGCTTCATCGATGAAATCGATCGATATGGGCGCTAAAGGGCAGTATGCTTTGGGCAATCCTGAAAAAGGTTACATTGTATATAGTACATCAGATAACATCCATTTAAATTTGAGTAACGCCAAAGGCAGCTTTGTAGTAAGATGGATAAACCCACGCGATGGGCGCGTTATTAAGCAGGATGGAAGCATCAGCGGCGGCAAAGAGGTCGATTTAAAAACTGTACAAAACGGTCCCGTTATTTTATGGGCCTCACGTAAATAA
- a CDS encoding pectate lyase family protein produces the protein MKKIVLPFLFSAALLSARSAWAQYPQEPKELHDAAAAMMKENQRKSDSAWAVALPKVQYDQKHGKPYVPWAARPTDLPQAKILAFPGAEGGGAYSFGGRGGKVYVVTNLNDSGPGSLRWACEQGGARIVVFNVAGIIRIKTPIIVQAPYISIEGQSAPGDGVCVAGESFWVNTHDVVIRYMRFRRGETNVARRDDALGGNPVGNIIADHVSASWGLDENFSMYRHMYDAGIGEKEEKHGTANITIQNCIYSEALDYWNHSFGSTTGGENSLLIRNLWADNTGRNPSIGWNGVYNFVNNVVFNWHHRSMDGGDYTSLYNIINNYFKPGPVTPKDQPVGHRILKPESGRSKMKEKVFGRAYVNGNIMEGYPEVTKDNWAGGVQVEGEGGKELPDAGQYKDYMYSDKPFPLPPAPITILPAQQAYKFVVENAGATLPVRDAVDKRITEQARTGKITYKEMQTDTDFQFKVRKLPKDSYKLGIITAPWQVGGYPEYKGTPYKDADNDGIPDAWETAHGLNPHDASDATKLAKNGGGYTNIEVFLNTIAAKGEKPLAAYK, from the coding sequence ATGAAAAAAATTGTTCTGCCGTTTTTATTTTCAGCCGCGCTGTTATCCGCTCGTTCTGCCTGGGCTCAATATCCCCAGGAGCCTAAGGAGCTGCATGATGCCGCAGCGGCCATGATGAAAGAAAATCAACGCAAGTCTGACTCTGCCTGGGCCGTGGCCCTGCCAAAGGTGCAATACGATCAGAAACATGGCAAACCCTATGTGCCATGGGCAGCCCGTCCAACGGATTTGCCGCAGGCAAAAATATTAGCCTTCCCGGGTGCGGAAGGTGGTGGCGCTTACAGCTTCGGCGGCCGGGGCGGTAAGGTATATGTAGTTACTAATTTGAACGATAGCGGCCCAGGCAGTTTACGCTGGGCTTGCGAACAAGGCGGCGCACGTATTGTAGTGTTTAACGTTGCGGGTATTATCCGCATCAAAACTCCCATCATTGTACAGGCACCGTATATTTCCATTGAAGGCCAAAGCGCTCCCGGTGACGGTGTTTGCGTAGCGGGCGAATCTTTTTGGGTGAACACACATGATGTGGTGATCCGCTACATGCGTTTCCGCCGTGGCGAAACTAACGTAGCCCGTCGTGACGATGCCCTTGGTGGTAACCCGGTAGGTAATATCATTGCTGACCACGTATCTGCAAGCTGGGGATTAGACGAAAACTTTTCGATGTACCGCCACATGTATGATGCAGGCATTGGCGAAAAGGAAGAAAAACATGGTACCGCTAATATCACTATCCAAAACTGTATTTACTCTGAAGCCTTAGATTACTGGAATCACTCTTTCGGGAGTACTACCGGTGGCGAAAATAGTTTGCTGATCCGCAACTTGTGGGCAGATAATACTGGCCGTAACCCGTCGATTGGTTGGAACGGCGTTTATAACTTCGTTAATAACGTGGTGTTTAACTGGCACCACCGCTCCATGGATGGTGGCGACTACACAAGTTTATATAATATCATCAACAACTATTTTAAACCGGGACCGGTTACACCTAAGGACCAACCGGTGGGCCATCGTATCCTGAAACCGGAATCGGGCAGGAGTAAAATGAAGGAAAAAGTATTTGGCCGTGCTTATGTTAACGGTAACATCATGGAAGGCTATCCTGAAGTAACTAAGGATAACTGGGCCGGAGGCGTACAAGTTGAAGGTGAAGGCGGTAAGGAATTGCCGGATGCAGGCCAATATAAAGATTACATGTATTCTGATAAACCTTTCCCGTTGCCACCAGCGCCAATTACCATATTACCTGCACAACAAGCATACAAGTTTGTAGTAGAAAACGCGGGTGCCACATTACCTGTTCGTGATGCCGTTGACAAACGTATTACCGAGCAAGCCCGTACCGGCAAAATCACTTATAAAGAGATGCAAACCGATACTGATTTTCAGTTCAAGGTACGTAAGCTTCCTAAGGACTCGTACAAATTGGGTATCATCACGGCTCCATGGCAAGTTGGCGGCTACCCCGAATACAAAGGTACTCCTTATAAAGATGCCGACAATGATGGTATACCTGACGCATGGGAAACTGCTCATGGCTTAAACCCTCATGATGCTTCAGATGCTACCAAATTAGCTAAAAATGGTGGAGGCTATACCAATATTGAAGTCTTTTTAAATACCATTGCCGCCAAAGGCGAAAAACCGCTGGCTGCATATAAATAA
- a CDS encoding helix-turn-helix domain-containing protein encodes MSKHTFEEKLDVVSQVRKGKPILRISRERHIREGMILEWVRKYDLYGESGLLKQPNVKPTPDFKEEVVRLVIEKKVPLNQVVLEYRLSKTALERWVRSVRVEGYAVLYQQKNPGRPPKCMGRSKKLEPETEVEKLQAENSRLRAENALLKKVTALVKEKEARERMSGQKPSKN; translated from the coding sequence ATGTCAAAGCACACATTTGAAGAGAAACTTGATGTAGTTTCTCAAGTAAGAAAGGGAAAGCCGATTCTACGGATATCCCGCGAACGCCATATCCGTGAAGGCATGATATTGGAATGGGTTCGGAAATATGATCTTTATGGCGAAAGTGGGCTGCTCAAACAACCTAACGTCAAGCCCACGCCTGATTTCAAAGAAGAAGTTGTAAGGCTTGTCATAGAAAAAAAAGTACCTTTAAATCAGGTTGTTCTGGAATATAGATTAAGCAAGACTGCTTTAGAGCGCTGGGTAAGATCAGTACGGGTTGAGGGATATGCAGTACTATACCAGCAAAAGAATCCTGGACGACCACCTAAATGCATGGGAAGATCAAAGAAGCTTGAACCTGAAACAGAAGTAGAGAAGCTCCAGGCGGAAAATAGCCGTTTGCGGGCGGAGAACGCACTATTAAAAAAAGTCACGGCCTTAGTCAAGGAAAAAGAAGCCCGCGAACGCATGAGTGGGCAAAAGCCATCGAAGAACTAA